From a single Nicotiana tomentosiformis chromosome 2, ASM39032v3, whole genome shotgun sequence genomic region:
- the LOC104097559 gene encoding binding partner of ACD11 1-like isoform X2, with amino-acid sequence MYLGHYTAEVTSLSPKATEKDVYEFFSHCGEIEQVEIIRLSEYASIAYVTFKDTYALETAILLSGSTILDQCVRVSRLEAQIDEFDPWNNSRDKVENGSSYAGTHTNEFVSTPGEAVTMAQHVVETMIVKGYELSKDALTKAKAFDESYQVSSTAAAKVAELSKRVGLTDRIQSGMETVKSVDKEYHLSELTMSAASFTGKTAVAAATTVVNSSYFSKGALWVSDALNRAAKVAADLGNNGVKKETVPLQMD; translated from the exons ATGTATCTGGGTCATTACACTGCGGAAGTCACAAGTCTTTCTCCCAAAGCTACGGAGAAAGATGTCTATGAATTTTTCTCTCACTGTGGTGAAATTGAACAAGTAGAGATCATCAG ATTGAGCGAATATGCTTCTATAGCCTATGTTACGTTCAAAGATACTTATGCGCTGGAAACGGCTATATTACTTAGC GGATCCACTATATTAGATCAATGTGTTCGTGTATCTCGCTTGGAAGCACAAATAGATGAATTTGATCCTTGGAATAACTCTAGGGATAAGGTGGAGaatggaagcagctatgcg GGCACTCACACAAATGAGTTCGTTTCAACTCCTGGAGAAGCTGTGACTATGGCACAGCACGTAGTTGAAACCATGATAGTGAAGGGATATGAACTAAGTAAGGATGCGCTAACCAAAGCCAAAGCATTTGATGAATCATATCAGGTCTCATCCACCGCAGCAGCAAAGGTGGCAGAGCTCAGCAAGAGAGTGGGGCTTACTGATAGAATTCAGTCTGGCATGGAGACTGTTAAATCCGTGGACAAAGAGTACCATCTTTCTGAACTTACCATGTCCGCTGCGTCTTTTACAGGGAAAACAGCCGTAGCTGCTGCAACTACTGTGGTTAACAGTAGTTACTTCTCCAAGGGAGCTCTTTGGGTTTCAGATGCTCTGAATCGGGCTGCCAAGGTGGCTGCTGACTTGGGTAATAATGGTGTCAAAAAAGAAACAGTTCCTCTGCAAATGGACTAA
- the LOC104097559 gene encoding binding partner of ACD11 1-like isoform X1, with translation MYLGHYTAEVTSLSPKATEKDVYEFFSHCGEIEQVEIIRLSEYASIAYVTFKDTYALETAILLSGSTILDQCVRVSRLEAQIDEFDPWNNSRDKVENGSSYAQGTHTNEFVSTPGEAVTMAQHVVETMIVKGYELSKDALTKAKAFDESYQVSSTAAAKVAELSKRVGLTDRIQSGMETVKSVDKEYHLSELTMSAASFTGKTAVAAATTVVNSSYFSKGALWVSDALNRAAKVAADLGNNGVKKETVPLQMD, from the exons ATGTATCTGGGTCATTACACTGCGGAAGTCACAAGTCTTTCTCCCAAAGCTACGGAGAAAGATGTCTATGAATTTTTCTCTCACTGTGGTGAAATTGAACAAGTAGAGATCATCAG ATTGAGCGAATATGCTTCTATAGCCTATGTTACGTTCAAAGATACTTATGCGCTGGAAACGGCTATATTACTTAGC GGATCCACTATATTAGATCAATGTGTTCGTGTATCTCGCTTGGAAGCACAAATAGATGAATTTGATCCTTGGAATAACTCTAGGGATAAGGTGGAGaatggaagcagctatgcg CAGGGCACTCACACAAATGAGTTCGTTTCAACTCCTGGAGAAGCTGTGACTATGGCACAGCACGTAGTTGAAACCATGATAGTGAAGGGATATGAACTAAGTAAGGATGCGCTAACCAAAGCCAAAGCATTTGATGAATCATATCAGGTCTCATCCACCGCAGCAGCAAAGGTGGCAGAGCTCAGCAAGAGAGTGGGGCTTACTGATAGAATTCAGTCTGGCATGGAGACTGTTAAATCCGTGGACAAAGAGTACCATCTTTCTGAACTTACCATGTCCGCTGCGTCTTTTACAGGGAAAACAGCCGTAGCTGCTGCAACTACTGTGGTTAACAGTAGTTACTTCTCCAAGGGAGCTCTTTGGGTTTCAGATGCTCTGAATCGGGCTGCCAAGGTGGCTGCTGACTTGGGTAATAATGGTGTCAAAAAAGAAACAGTTCCTCTGCAAATGGACTAA
- the LOC104097559 gene encoding binding partner of ACD11 1-like isoform X4, which translates to MMGEHASIAYVTFKDTYALETAILLSGSTILDQCVRVSRLEAQIDEFDPWNNSRDKVENGSSYAGTHTNEFVSTPGEAVTMAQHVVETMIVKGYELSKDALTKAKAFDESYQVSSTAAAKVAELSKRVGLTDRIQSGMETVKSVDKEYHLSELTMSAASFTGKTAVAAATTVVNSSYFSKGALWVSDALNRAAKVAADLGNNGVKKETVPLQMD; encoded by the exons ATGATGGGCGAACATGCTTCTATAGCCTATGTTACATTCAAAGATACTTATGCGCTGGAAACTGCTATATTACTTAGT GGATCCACTATATTAGATCAATGTGTTCGTGTATCTCGCTTGGAAGCACAAATAGATGAATTTGATCCTTGGAATAACTCTAGGGATAAGGTGGAGaatggaagcagctatgcg GGCACTCACACAAATGAGTTCGTTTCAACTCCTGGAGAAGCTGTGACTATGGCACAGCACGTAGTTGAAACCATGATAGTGAAGGGATATGAACTAAGTAAGGATGCGCTAACCAAAGCCAAAGCATTTGATGAATCATATCAGGTCTCATCCACCGCAGCAGCAAAGGTGGCAGAGCTCAGCAAGAGAGTGGGGCTTACTGATAGAATTCAGTCTGGCATGGAGACTGTTAAATCCGTGGACAAAGAGTACCATCTTTCTGAACTTACCATGTCCGCTGCGTCTTTTACAGGGAAAACAGCCGTAGCTGCTGCAACTACTGTGGTTAACAGTAGTTACTTCTCCAAGGGAGCTCTTTGGGTTTCAGATGCTCTGAATCGGGCTGCCAAGGTGGCTGCTGACTTGGGTAATAATGGTGTCAAAAAAGAAACAGTTCCTCTGCAAATGGACTAA
- the LOC104097559 gene encoding binding partner of ACD11 1-like isoform X3, giving the protein MMGEHASIAYVTFKDTYALETAILLSGSTILDQCVRVSRLEAQIDEFDPWNNSRDKVENGSSYAQGTHTNEFVSTPGEAVTMAQHVVETMIVKGYELSKDALTKAKAFDESYQVSSTAAAKVAELSKRVGLTDRIQSGMETVKSVDKEYHLSELTMSAASFTGKTAVAAATTVVNSSYFSKGALWVSDALNRAAKVAADLGNNGVKKETVPLQMD; this is encoded by the exons ATGATGGGCGAACATGCTTCTATAGCCTATGTTACATTCAAAGATACTTATGCGCTGGAAACTGCTATATTACTTAGT GGATCCACTATATTAGATCAATGTGTTCGTGTATCTCGCTTGGAAGCACAAATAGATGAATTTGATCCTTGGAATAACTCTAGGGATAAGGTGGAGaatggaagcagctatgcg CAGGGCACTCACACAAATGAGTTCGTTTCAACTCCTGGAGAAGCTGTGACTATGGCACAGCACGTAGTTGAAACCATGATAGTGAAGGGATATGAACTAAGTAAGGATGCGCTAACCAAAGCCAAAGCATTTGATGAATCATATCAGGTCTCATCCACCGCAGCAGCAAAGGTGGCAGAGCTCAGCAAGAGAGTGGGGCTTACTGATAGAATTCAGTCTGGCATGGAGACTGTTAAATCCGTGGACAAAGAGTACCATCTTTCTGAACTTACCATGTCCGCTGCGTCTTTTACAGGGAAAACAGCCGTAGCTGCTGCAACTACTGTGGTTAACAGTAGTTACTTCTCCAAGGGAGCTCTTTGGGTTTCAGATGCTCTGAATCGGGCTGCCAAGGTGGCTGCTGACTTGGGTAATAATGGTGTCAAAAAAGAAACAGTTCCTCTGCAAATGGACTAA
- the LOC104097561 gene encoding uncharacterized protein At5g39865 codes for MGCRNSKPKVCQKCKTQYSPVHRSYSMYKDFPTNTNTNGSFHLVSLTSSTLGSLRLDPLNKSIKDDLSLFEKGGNDEGKIYKEEFEMGLIEAKTWSQMINEKIPKVVPKTPITTPGEPESVNVWELMKDLEDIDPIKSPHHVRSFSFHVFPDPYDHQLTPRLKSNYEVTEYKLVQHGKDKLVVYFTSLRGVRKTYEDCCHVRMILKGLGVKIDERDISMHAGFKEELRELVGEGYSGRGLPRVFVGRKYIGGVDEICRMHDDGQLEKVVESCEKAEDGVCEACGDMRFVPCETCYGSCKVYYEAEYDEIDECGFQRCPDCNENGLIRCPICCD; via the coding sequence ATGGGTTGTAGGAATTCGAAGCCAAAGGTATGCCAAAAATGCAAGACACAATATTCTCCAGTGCACCGAAGCTACTCAATGTATAAAGATTTTCCTACTAATACTAACACTAATGGTAGCTTTCATCTGGTCTCTCTCACTTCCTCAACATTAGGATCTCTGAGGCTTGATCCACTGAACAAAAGTATCAAAGATGATCTTTCGTTGTTCGAAAAGGGTGGCAACGATGAAGGGAAGATTTATAAAGAAGAGTTCGAAATGGGGTTGATTGAGGCAAAGACATGGTCCCAAATGATCAATGAGAAAATACCCAAAGTGGTTCCTAAGACGCCCATTACAACTCCTGGCGAGCCAGAGAGTGTTAATGTGTGGGAATTGATGAAAGATTTGGAAGATATTGATCCTATTAAATCGCCTCATCATGTTCGTAGCTTTTCTTTCCATGTCTTTCCAGATCCTTATGATCATCAACTTACTCCCAGACTGAAATCAAACTATGAAGTAACAGAGTATAAATTGGTGCAACATGGTAAAGACAAACTGGTTGTTTACTTCACAAGCCTAAGAGGGGTAAGGAAAACATACGAGGACTGTTGTCATGTTCGGATGATTTTGAAGGGATTAGGTGTTAAGATCGACGAGAGAGACATATCAATGCATGCAGGGTTCAAGGAGGAGTTGAGAGAGTTAGTAGGAGAGGGATATAGTGGTAGGGGTTTGCCTAGGGTATTTGTGGGGAGAAAATACATTGGTGGGGTTGATGAAATATGCAGAATGCATGACGATGGGCAGCTTGAGAAGGTAGTAGAAAGCTGCGAAAAGGCAGAAGATGGAGTTTGCGAGGCCTGTGGAGATATGAGGTTTGTGCCATGTGAAACATGCTATGGGAGTTGTAAAGTATACTATGAAGCAGAGTATGATGAAATAGATGAGTGTGGCTTCCAACGATGCCCAGATTGCAATGAGAATGGGCTAATACGATGTCCAATTTGTTGTGATTAG